A region from the Citrobacter koseri ATCC BAA-895 genome encodes:
- a CDS encoding GNAT family N-acetyltransferase produces the protein MIHWQDLHHSELSVPQLYALLKLRCAVFVVEQRCPYLDVDGDDLVGENRHILGWHNDELVAYARILKSDDELEPVVIGRVIVSEALRGEKLGQQLMAQTLASCEQHWPEKALYLGAQAHLQSFYARFGFVPVTDVYDEDGIPHMGMAREVSQV, from the coding sequence ATGATTCACTGGCAAGACCTGCATCATTCTGAATTATCCGTCCCGCAACTCTATGCGTTACTGAAATTGCGCTGCGCGGTATTTGTGGTTGAACAACGGTGTCCATATCTGGATGTGGACGGCGATGACCTGGTGGGGGAGAACCGTCATATCCTGGGCTGGCATAACGATGAGCTGGTAGCGTATGCGAGGATTCTGAAAAGCGACGACGAACTGGAGCCGGTGGTGATTGGGCGCGTGATCGTCAGCGAAGCGCTGCGCGGCGAAAAACTGGGGCAACAGCTTATGGCGCAGACCCTGGCATCCTGCGAGCAACACTGGCCGGAGAAGGCGCTTTATCTCGGCGCACAGGCGCATCTGCAATCCTTCTATGCGCGATTCGGCTTTGTTCCGGTGACGGACGTTTATGACGAAGACGGTATCCCGCACATGGGTATGGCGCGCGAGGTTAGCCAGGTGTGA
- the menE gene encoding o-succinylbenzoate--CoA ligase codes for MSLREMPDSASVSGLQPSSFNDWPWRHWRQMRGDAPALRLNDEVLSWRTLCTRIDALASGFAAQGVSEGCGVMLRAWNHPQTLLAWLALLQCGARILPVNPQLPQPLLDALLPDLTLRFALLLEGENTFPALQPLQMQQEAGEHAADWQPTRLSSMTLTSGSTGLPKAAVHTCQAHLTSAEGVLSLMPFANGDDWLLSLPLFHVSGQGIMWRWLFAGARMTVREKQPLEAMLQGCTHASLVPTQLWRLLENPASVTLKAVLLGGAAIPVELTEQARAQGIRCWCGYGLTEFASTVCAKEADGLGDVGAALPGREVRIVNGEVWLRAASMAEGYWRDGKLIPLVNGEGWFATRDRGELNDGKLTIAGRLDNLFFSGGEGIQPEEVERVISAHPHVLQAFVVPVEDREFGHRPVAVVEYDAQAGNVDLAEWVKDKLARFQQPVRWLTLPSALKNGGIKVSRRALQEWVRANRP; via the coding sequence ATGAGCCTCCGGGAAATGCCCGATAGCGCAAGCGTATCGGGCCTCCAGCCGTCATCTTTTAATGACTGGCCGTGGCGTCACTGGCGGCAGATGCGGGGAGATGCGCCTGCCTTACGCCTTAATGATGAAGTGCTAAGCTGGCGCACACTCTGTACCCGTATTGACGCGCTGGCGAGCGGTTTTGCCGCTCAGGGTGTCTCTGAAGGCTGCGGCGTGATGCTGCGCGCCTGGAATCACCCGCAAACGCTGCTGGCCTGGCTGGCTTTACTGCAATGCGGGGCAAGAATCCTGCCGGTTAACCCGCAGCTTCCGCAACCGCTGCTCGACGCGCTGCTGCCGGACTTAACGCTCCGGTTTGCTTTGCTGCTGGAGGGGGAGAATACCTTCCCGGCGTTACAACCGCTGCAAATGCAGCAAGAGGCAGGCGAACACGCCGCAGACTGGCAGCCGACGCGGCTGAGTTCAATGACGCTGACCTCTGGCTCAACCGGATTACCCAAGGCCGCAGTGCATACCTGCCAGGCGCATCTGACCAGCGCGGAAGGGGTGCTGTCCCTGATGCCGTTTGCCAATGGGGATGACTGGCTATTATCGCTGCCGCTGTTTCACGTTTCCGGCCAGGGCATTATGTGGCGCTGGTTGTTTGCGGGCGCCCGAATGACCGTGCGTGAGAAGCAGCCGCTGGAAGCGATGCTGCAAGGGTGTACGCATGCGTCTCTGGTTCCCACTCAGCTGTGGCGGCTGCTGGAGAATCCGGCATCGGTAACGTTGAAAGCGGTACTGCTGGGCGGCGCGGCTATCCCGGTTGAACTGACGGAGCAGGCTCGCGCGCAGGGTATTCGCTGCTGGTGCGGTTATGGCCTGACGGAATTTGCCTCGACGGTGTGCGCGAAAGAGGCCGACGGCCTGGGCGATGTCGGCGCGGCGTTACCGGGGCGGGAAGTCCGAATCGTGAATGGTGAAGTCTGGCTACGCGCCGCCAGCATGGCAGAAGGCTACTGGCGCGACGGTAAGCTGATCCCATTGGTGAATGGTGAAGGCTGGTTTGCTACCCGCGATCGCGGCGAACTGAACGACGGTAAGCTGACGATTGCCGGTCGGCTGGATAATCTGTTCTTCAGCGGCGGGGAAGGCATTCAGCCGGAAGAGGTGGAACGCGTTATCTCGGCGCATCCACATGTTCTACAGGCGTTCGTGGTGCCGGTAGAGGACAGGGAGTTCGGCCATCGTCCGGTGGCGGTGGTGGAATATGACGCGCAGGCCGGGAACGTCGATCTCGCGGAATGGGTGAAAGACAAGCTGGCGCGTTTTCAGCAGCCGGTACGCTGGTTGACGTTGCCATCAGCGCTGAAAAACGGCGGGATCAAAGTTTCGCGCCGGGCATTGCAGGAGTGGGTGCGCGCTAACCGTCCGTAA
- the menD gene encoding 2-succinyl-5-enolpyruvyl-6-hydroxy-3-cyclohexene-1-carboxylic-acid synthase: MSVSAFNRRWAAVILEALTRHGVRHVCIAPGSRSTPLTLAAAENSAFIHHTHFDERGLGHLALGLAKVSKQPVAVIVTSGTAVANLYPALIEAGLTGEKLILLTADRPPELIDCGANQAIRQAGMFASHPSQTLSLPRPTQDISARWLVSTLDNVLATLHAGAVHINCPFAEPLYGDMDDTGLAWQQSLGDWWQDDKPWLREARRLESDKQRDWFFWRQKRGVVVAGRMSAEEGKKVALWAQTLGWPLIGDVLSQTGQPLPCADLWLGNAKAVTELQQAQIVVQLGSSLTGKRLLQWQAACEPEEYWIIDNIEGRLDPAHHRGRRLVAKIADWLELHPAEKRHPWCVDIPRLAEQAWQAVAARRDMFGEAQLAHRIRDYLPEQGQLFVGNSLVVRLIDALSQLPAGYPVYSNRGASGIDGLISTAAGVQRASAKSTLAIVGDLSALYDLNALALLRQVSAPFVLIVVNNNGGQIFSLLPTPQSERERFYLMPQNVHFEHAAAMFNLKYHRPQSWDELDAALAGAWRTPTTTVIELVVNDTDGAQTLQQLLAQVSHL; the protein is encoded by the coding sequence ATGTCAGTAAGCGCATTTAACCGACGCTGGGCGGCGGTCATTCTGGAAGCACTCACTCGCCACGGCGTCAGGCATGTTTGCATTGCCCCTGGCTCCCGCTCCACGCCTTTAACCCTGGCGGCAGCGGAAAATTCAGCCTTTATTCATCACACGCACTTTGATGAGCGTGGTCTTGGTCATCTGGCGTTAGGGCTGGCGAAAGTCAGTAAGCAGCCCGTTGCCGTTATTGTTACTTCCGGTACGGCGGTGGCAAATCTCTATCCGGCGCTGATTGAAGCGGGGCTTACCGGTGAAAAACTGATTTTATTGACTGCGGACCGTCCGCCGGAACTGATTGACTGCGGCGCGAATCAGGCGATTCGTCAGGCCGGGATGTTTGCTTCTCATCCTTCTCAGACGCTCTCTTTGCCGCGCCCGACGCAGGATATTTCCGCGCGCTGGCTGGTCTCCACCCTTGATAACGTCCTGGCGACGCTGCATGCCGGCGCGGTACACATCAACTGTCCATTTGCGGAACCGCTGTATGGCGATATGGACGACACGGGGCTTGCCTGGCAGCAGAGCCTTGGCGACTGGTGGCAGGATGACAAACCCTGGCTGCGCGAAGCGCGTCGGCTGGAAAGCGACAAACAGCGCGACTGGTTCTTTTGGCGGCAAAAACGCGGCGTAGTGGTGGCCGGGCGCATGAGCGCGGAAGAGGGCAAGAAAGTCGCGCTTTGGGCGCAGACGCTGGGCTGGCCGCTGATTGGCGACGTGCTGTCGCAAACCGGGCAGCCGCTGCCGTGTGCCGATCTTTGGCTGGGCAATGCGAAGGCCGTCACTGAGCTTCAGCAGGCGCAAATTGTGGTGCAACTCGGCAGCAGCCTGACCGGAAAGCGCTTGCTGCAATGGCAGGCCGCCTGCGAGCCGGAAGAGTACTGGATTATTGATAATATCGAAGGTCGCCTGGACCCGGCGCATCATCGCGGACGCAGGCTGGTGGCGAAAATCGCCGACTGGCTGGAGCTGCATCCGGCGGAGAAACGCCATCCCTGGTGCGTCGATATCCCGCGCCTGGCAGAGCAGGCGTGGCAGGCGGTTGCCGCGCGTCGCGATATGTTCGGCGAAGCGCAACTGGCGCACCGCATTCGCGACTATCTGCCGGAACAAGGGCAACTGTTTGTCGGCAACAGCCTGGTGGTGCGCCTGATTGACGCGCTGTCGCAGCTACCGGCGGGCTACCCGGTGTACAGCAACCGGGGAGCCAGCGGTATTGATGGTCTGATCTCGACGGCGGCGGGCGTTCAGCGCGCCAGCGCGAAATCGACGCTGGCTATCGTCGGCGATCTGTCTGCGCTCTACGATCTCAATGCGCTGGCGCTATTGCGCCAGGTGTCCGCGCCGTTTGTGCTGATTGTGGTGAATAACAACGGCGGGCAAATTTTCTCTCTGCTGCCGACGCCGCAAAGCGAGCGCGAGCGGTTTTACCTGATGCCGCAAAACGTCCACTTTGAACATGCGGCGGCCATGTTTAACCTCAAATATCACCGCCCGCAAAGCTGGGATGAGCTGGATGCGGCGCTGGCTGGCGCCTGGCGAACGCCGACAACCACGGTGATTGAGCTGGTCGTGAACGATACGGACGGGGCGCAAACCCTGCAACAGCTGCTGGCGCAGGTGAGCCATCTATGA
- the elaB gene encoding stress response protein ElaB codes for MSFHSYGSRIDDDLELLSETLEEVLRSSGDPADQKYVELKARAERALEEVKNRVSHASDSYYYRAKQAVYKADDYVHEKPWQGIGAGAAVGLVLGLLLARR; via the coding sequence ATGTCTTTTCATTCTTATGGTTCACGTATTGATGACGACCTGGAACTTCTGAGCGAAACGCTGGAAGAGGTGCTGCGTTCCTCCGGCGATCCTGCCGATCAAAAATATGTTGAGTTAAAAGCACGCGCAGAACGGGCGCTTGAAGAGGTAAAAAATCGCGTCAGCCATGCGTCTGACAGCTACTATTACCGCGCAAAACAGGCGGTTTATAAAGCGGATGATTACGTGCATGAAAAACCCTGGCAAGGGATTGGCGCAGGTGCGGCGGTCGGCCTGGTGCTGGGATTACTGCTGGCGCGGCGGTAA
- the menF gene encoding isochorismate synthase MenF, producing the protein MHSITTALENLRRQLSQEIPAAPGMRIVDVPFPLNDAFDALSWLASQAIWPQFYWQQRNGDEEAAVLGAVETFPSLEQAQHFLRQHESQSDLRIWGLNAFEPQQGHLLLPRLEWRRAGAMATLRLYLYSPVSLREDARRAIAFLSSLRGVKPIPALRLHLTGEQHWPDKAGWTSLIQLATQTIAEDDLDKVVLARATDLQFSHSVNAAAVMASSRRLNLNCYHFFMAFSAGSAFLGSSPERLWRRRETALRTEALAGTVANHPDDHQAWQLGEWLMKDDKNQRENMLVVEDICQRLQSCTHSLDVLPPQVLRLRKVQHLRRCIWTALNQADDTLCLLQLQPTAAVAGIPRERARAFIQQHEPFEREWYAGSAGYLSLQQSEFCVTLRSAKVAANVVRLYAGAGIVRGSDPEQEWQEIDNKAAGLRTLLQMES; encoded by the coding sequence GTGCATTCAATCACTACTGCGCTGGAAAATCTGCGGCGCCAGTTATCGCAGGAGATACCGGCGGCGCCAGGAATGCGTATTGTTGATGTGCCTTTCCCTCTGAATGATGCGTTTGACGCATTAAGCTGGCTGGCCAGTCAGGCCATCTGGCCGCAATTTTACTGGCAACAGCGTAACGGCGATGAAGAAGCCGCGGTGCTCGGCGCCGTTGAAACGTTCCCCTCTCTCGAACAGGCGCAACACTTTCTCCGCCAGCATGAATCACAATCCGATTTGCGTATCTGGGGACTGAATGCGTTTGAACCGCAGCAGGGGCATTTGCTGCTGCCGCGTCTTGAATGGCGACGCGCTGGCGCTATGGCAACGCTGCGGCTGTATCTCTACAGCCCGGTTTCACTGCGTGAAGACGCCAGGCGGGCGATCGCGTTTCTCTCTTCATTAAGGGGCGTGAAGCCGATTCCGGCGCTGCGCCTGCACCTGACGGGCGAGCAGCACTGGCCGGATAAAGCGGGCTGGACCAGCTTGATTCAGCTTGCCACGCAGACTATCGCTGAAGACGATCTCGACAAAGTGGTGCTGGCGCGGGCGACGGATTTGCAGTTTTCCCATTCGGTGAATGCCGCCGCCGTGATGGCATCCAGTCGCCGTTTAAACCTTAACTGCTACCATTTTTTTATGGCGTTCTCCGCCGGAAGCGCCTTTCTTGGCTCGTCGCCGGAACGCCTTTGGCGGCGACGTGAAACGGCATTGCGCACCGAGGCGCTGGCCGGCACGGTGGCGAATCATCCCGACGATCATCAGGCCTGGCAACTGGGCGAATGGTTGATGAAGGATGATAAAAACCAGCGTGAAAACATGCTGGTGGTAGAAGATATTTGTCAACGCCTGCAAAGCTGCACCCACTCGCTCGATGTTTTGCCGCCGCAGGTGCTCAGATTACGCAAAGTACAGCATCTGCGCCGCTGTATCTGGACGGCGCTCAATCAGGCTGACGACACGCTCTGTTTGCTACAGCTACAGCCCACGGCAGCCGTCGCGGGGATTCCGCGTGAACGGGCGCGCGCGTTTATTCAGCAACATGAACCGTTTGAACGTGAGTGGTATGCCGGGTCGGCGGGTTATCTGTCTTTACAGCAAAGCGAATTCTGCGTGACGCTGCGCTCGGCGAAAGTCGCGGCGAACGTTGTTCGTCTGTATGCCGGGGCAGGCATTGTGCGCGGGTCTGACCCGGAACAGGAATGGCAAGAGATCGACAACAAAGCAGCCGGGCTACGCACGTTATTACAGATGGAAAGCTAA
- a CDS encoding chemotaxis protein yields the protein MDNFQKDIDDRANLTLSNRFELLLFRLGTSLHEQKSELFGINVFKLREIVPMPTFTRPAGMKAPLLGMVNIRDQVIPVIDLPAVAGCKPENGLNILLITEYARSVQAFAVESVENIMRLDWQQVHTAEKAVNGRYITSIACLDEDKETNNLALVLDVEQILYDIVPSNHDLRATNLKTSKFNITPGAVAIVAEDSKVARAMLEKGLNAMEIPHQMHVTGQDAWEKIQQLAKEAEAEGKPISEKIALVLTDLEMPEMDGFTLTRKIKTDERLKKIPVVIHSSLSGSANEDHVRKVKADGYVAKFEVNELSSVIQEVMERAAQNVSGPLVSRQLLS from the coding sequence ATGGATAATTTCCAGAAAGATATTGATGACAGGGCTAACTTAACCCTGTCTAACCGCTTTGAACTGCTGTTATTCCGTCTCGGCACATCGCTGCATGAGCAGAAGTCGGAGCTATTTGGCATCAACGTATTCAAACTGCGCGAAATTGTGCCAATGCCCACATTTACGCGCCCTGCCGGAATGAAAGCCCCGCTTTTAGGTATGGTCAACATCCGCGATCAGGTGATCCCGGTCATCGACCTGCCCGCCGTGGCCGGATGTAAACCGGAGAACGGGCTTAACATCCTGCTGATCACCGAATATGCGCGCAGCGTACAGGCATTTGCGGTGGAGTCCGTCGAGAATATTATGCGTCTGGACTGGCAGCAGGTGCATACCGCCGAGAAAGCGGTTAACGGCCGCTATATCACCAGCATTGCCTGTCTGGATGAAGACAAAGAGACCAACAACCTGGCGCTGGTACTCGACGTAGAGCAAATTCTCTATGATATCGTGCCGTCAAATCACGACTTGCGCGCCACCAATTTGAAAACCAGCAAGTTCAACATCACGCCGGGTGCGGTGGCGATTGTGGCGGAAGATTCTAAAGTTGCCCGCGCCATGCTGGAGAAAGGGCTGAATGCGATGGAGATCCCGCATCAGATGCACGTTACCGGTCAGGATGCCTGGGAGAAAATCCAGCAACTGGCGAAAGAAGCGGAGGCGGAAGGCAAACCAATTAGCGAGAAAATCGCTCTGGTGCTGACCGACCTCGAAATGCCGGAGATGGACGGTTTCACCCTGACGCGTAAGATCAAAACCGACGAGCGTCTGAAGAAAATTCCGGTGGTGATCCACTCTTCCCTTTCCGGCAGTGCCAACGAAGATCATGTGCGTAAAGTCAAAGCGGATGGTTATGTCGCGAAGTTTGAAGTCAACGAACTGTCGTCGGTGATTCAGGAAGTAATGGAACGCGCCGCGCAAAACGTCAGCGGGCCGCTGGTCAGCCGTCAGTTGCTGAGTTAA
- the menC gene encoding o-succinylbenzoate synthase: MRSAQVYRWQIPMDAGVVLRDRRLKTRDGLYVRLCDGEREGWGEISPLPGFSQETLEEAQAALLDWVNGWLQGQSTLPEVPSVAFGVSCALAEAAGTLPEAADYRAAPLCTGDPDDLVLQLADMPGEKVAKIKVGLYEAVRDGMVVNLLLEAVPDLHLRLDANRAWTPLKAQQFAKYVNPDYRARIAFLEEPCKTRDDSRAFARETGIAIAWDESLREDDFVFAAEAGVSAVVIKPTLTGSLEKVREQVQAAHTLGLTAVISSSIESSLGLTQLARIAAWLTPQTIPGLDTLSLMQTQQVRRWPGSALPCVSDDALERLL, from the coding sequence ATGCGTAGCGCGCAGGTGTACCGCTGGCAGATCCCCATGGACGCGGGGGTGGTTCTGCGCGACAGGCGGTTAAAAACTCGCGACGGGCTGTATGTCCGTCTGTGCGACGGCGAGCGCGAAGGGTGGGGGGAGATCTCCCCGCTTCCGGGTTTCAGCCAGGAAACCCTGGAGGAGGCGCAGGCCGCGCTGCTGGACTGGGTTAACGGCTGGCTGCAAGGCCAGTCAACGTTGCCTGAAGTGCCCTCCGTGGCGTTTGGCGTTAGCTGCGCGCTGGCGGAGGCGGCGGGGACGTTGCCAGAGGCGGCGGATTACCGCGCTGCGCCGCTGTGTACGGGCGATCCAGACGATCTGGTGCTGCAACTGGCTGATATGCCTGGCGAGAAAGTCGCCAAGATCAAAGTCGGTCTGTACGAAGCAGTACGCGATGGAATGGTGGTCAACCTGCTGCTGGAGGCGGTTCCCGATCTGCATCTGCGTCTGGATGCCAATCGCGCCTGGACGCCGCTGAAAGCGCAGCAGTTCGCGAAATACGTCAACCCGGACTACCGTGCCCGCATCGCCTTCCTCGAAGAACCGTGTAAAACCCGCGACGACTCCCGCGCTTTTGCGCGTGAAACCGGGATTGCGATTGCCTGGGATGAAAGTCTGCGTGAAGACGATTTTGTCTTTGCGGCGGAAGCGGGCGTCAGCGCGGTGGTCATCAAACCGACGCTCACCGGAAGCCTGGAAAAGGTTCGCGAGCAGGTACAGGCCGCGCATACGCTGGGACTGACGGCGGTGATCAGCTCTTCCATCGAGTCGAGCCTCGGCTTAACGCAGCTGGCGCGTATTGCCGCGTGGCTGACGCCGCAGACCATTCCGGGTCTGGATACGCTAAGCCTGATGCAAACCCAGCAGGTGCGCCGCTGGCCGGGCAGCGCTTTGCCGTGTGTTAGCGACGATGCGCTGGAACGGCTGCTATGA
- the menB gene encoding 1,4-dihydroxy-2-naphthoyl-CoA synthase, with amino-acid sequence MIYPDETMLYAPVEWHDCSEGYTDIRYEKSTDGIAKITINRPQVRNAFRPLTVKEMIQALADARYDDNVGVIILTGEGEKAFCAGGDQKVRGDYGGYQDDSGVHHLNVLDFQRQIRTCPKPVVAMVAGYSIGGGHVLHMMCDLTIAAENAIFGQTGPKVGSFDGGWGASYMARIVGQKKAREIWFLCRQYDAKQALDMGLVNTVVPLDSLEKETVRWCREMLQNSPMALRCLKAALNADCDGQAGLQELAGNATMLFYMTEEGQEGRNAFNQKRQPDFSKFKRNP; translated from the coding sequence ATGATCTATCCTGATGAAACAATGCTTTACGCACCGGTTGAATGGCACGACTGCTCCGAAGGTTACACGGACATTCGTTATGAAAAATCCACCGATGGTATTGCAAAAATCACCATTAACCGTCCACAGGTGCGCAACGCATTCCGTCCTTTGACCGTCAAAGAGATGATCCAGGCGCTGGCGGATGCCCGGTATGACGACAACGTGGGCGTCATTATTCTGACCGGCGAAGGCGAGAAAGCTTTCTGTGCGGGCGGCGACCAGAAGGTACGCGGCGACTACGGCGGATACCAGGATGATTCCGGCGTGCATCACCTGAACGTACTGGATTTCCAGCGCCAGATCCGTACCTGCCCGAAACCGGTCGTGGCGATGGTTGCAGGGTACTCTATCGGCGGCGGTCACGTACTGCACATGATGTGTGACCTGACCATCGCGGCGGAAAACGCCATCTTCGGCCAGACGGGCCCGAAAGTCGGCTCCTTCGACGGCGGCTGGGGCGCTTCCTATATGGCGCGTATCGTCGGGCAGAAAAAAGCGCGTGAAATCTGGTTCCTGTGCCGTCAGTACGACGCTAAACAGGCGCTGGATATGGGGCTGGTCAACACCGTCGTACCGCTGGACTCCCTTGAAAAAGAGACCGTGCGCTGGTGCCGCGAAATGTTGCAGAACAGCCCGATGGCGCTGCGCTGCCTGAAAGCGGCGCTGAACGCCGACTGCGACGGTCAGGCGGGTCTACAGGAGCTGGCGGGCAACGCCACGATGCTGTTCTACATGACGGAAGAAGGTCAGGAGGGCCGCAACGCTTTCAACCAGAAACGTCAGCCTGATTTCAGCAAATTCAAACGGAATCCGTAA
- the rbn gene encoding ribonuclease BN, giving the protein MELIFLGTSAGVPTRTRNVTAILLNLQHPTQAGLWLFDCGEGTQHQMLNTAFNPGKLDRIFISHLHGDHLFGLPGLLCSRSMAGNAQPLTIYGPKGIREFTETALRLSGSWTDYPLEIVEITAGEILNDGLRKVTAFALEHPLECYGYRIEEHDKPGALDASALKAAGVKPGPLFQDLKAGKTVTLNDGRVINGADFLAPATPGKSVAIFGDTAPCASAITLAKGVDVMVHEATLDTSMEEKANSRGHSSTRQAAQLAHNAEVGQLIITHVSSRYDDRGCQRLLAECQAIFPATALAHDFAVFTV; this is encoded by the coding sequence ATGGAATTAATTTTTTTAGGTACTTCTGCCGGCGTTCCTACCCGCACGCGTAATGTCACGGCAATATTACTGAATTTACAGCACCCGACGCAGGCGGGGCTATGGTTATTCGACTGCGGTGAAGGCACTCAGCACCAGATGCTCAACACCGCGTTCAACCCAGGTAAGCTCGATCGCATTTTCATCAGCCATCTGCATGGCGATCACCTTTTCGGTTTGCCCGGTCTACTGTGCAGCCGTTCGATGGCGGGAAACGCACAGCCGCTGACGATTTACGGCCCCAAAGGCATTCGCGAGTTCACCGAAACCGCATTGCGCCTTAGCGGCTCCTGGACTGATTATCCGCTGGAGATCGTTGAAATTACCGCAGGCGAAATTCTGAACGACGGTCTGCGCAAAGTGACCGCCTTTGCGCTTGAGCATCCGCTTGAATGCTATGGCTATCGGATTGAAGAGCATGACAAGCCCGGCGCGCTGGATGCCAGTGCGCTAAAAGCGGCAGGCGTGAAGCCCGGCCCGCTGTTTCAGGATCTGAAAGCGGGTAAAACCGTCACCCTGAACGATGGTCGCGTTATTAACGGCGCCGATTTTCTCGCGCCAGCCACGCCCGGGAAATCGGTGGCGATATTTGGCGACACCGCGCCATGCGCGTCGGCCATCACGCTGGCAAAAGGCGTGGACGTAATGGTGCACGAAGCAACGCTGGATACCTCAATGGAAGAAAAAGCCAACAGCCGTGGGCACAGCTCCACCAGGCAGGCCGCGCAGCTGGCGCACAATGCCGAGGTAGGCCAGCTCATCATTACTCACGTCAGCTCGCGTTACGACGACAGAGGCTGTCAACGCCTGCTGGCAGAATGCCAGGCGATCTTCCCCGCAACTGCGTTGGCTCACGATTTCGCCGTTTTCACGGTTTAA
- the menH gene encoding 2-succinyl-6-hydroxy-2,4-cyclohexadiene-1-carboxylate synthase: MILRAQANGGQPGSPWLVFLHGFSGDCREWQQIGEQFPDFSRLYIDLPGHGDSADIRVSGFADVCDLLRNTLFSYNILKYWLVGYSLGGRVAMMAACQTLPGFCGLVVEGGHPGLQREAERDARRRSDGRWAARFRREPLRDVFTDWYQQPVFASLDASQREALVALRSQNNGETLAAMLEATSLAVQPDLRARLNARTFPFYYLCGERDSKFRALAAELSVPCHMIRNAGHNAHRENPAGVVDSLAQILRL; the protein is encoded by the coding sequence ATGATCCTGCGCGCGCAGGCGAACGGTGGTCAGCCGGGGTCTCCCTGGCTGGTTTTCCTGCATGGATTTTCCGGTGATTGCCGGGAATGGCAGCAGATCGGTGAGCAGTTTCCTGACTTTTCGCGCCTGTATATCGACTTGCCTGGTCACGGCGATTCTGCCGATATTCGTGTCAGCGGCTTTGCTGATGTGTGCGACTTATTGCGTAACACATTATTTAGTTACAACATACTTAAATACTGGCTGGTCGGCTACTCGCTCGGCGGCAGAGTGGCGATGATGGCGGCGTGCCAGACTCTGCCGGGTTTTTGCGGGCTGGTGGTTGAAGGCGGCCACCCGGGACTGCAACGCGAGGCCGAGCGTGACGCGCGCCGACGGTCTGACGGTCGTTGGGCGGCGCGCTTTCGCCGTGAACCGCTGCGCGACGTGTTTACTGACTGGTATCAGCAGCCGGTTTTCGCTTCGCTGGATGCTTCGCAAAGAGAGGCGTTAGTCGCGCTGCGCAGCCAGAACAATGGCGAAACGCTGGCGGCGATGCTGGAGGCAACCTCGCTTGCCGTACAGCCTGATTTACGCGCGCGGCTAAATGCGCGCACATTTCCGTTTTATTATTTATGTGGTGAACGCGACAGCAAATTCCGCGCGCTGGCGGCGGAGTTGTCTGTACCTTGCCATATGATTCGTAACGCCGGACACAACGCGCATCGGGAAAATCCCGCAGGCGTGGTGGACAGTCTGGCTCAGATTCTGCGTCTCTGA